acatatcaatataatagagggaaacattccacgtgggaaaaatatatctaaaaacaaagatgatgtgacttaccgaatgaaagcgctggcaggtcgatagacacacaaacaaacacaaacacacacacaaaattcaagctttcgcaacaaactgttgcctcatcaggaaagaggggaaggagattgaaagacgaaaggatgtgggttccttcccctctttcctgatgaggcaacagtttgttgcgaaagcttgaattttgtgtgtgtgtttgtgtttgtttgtgtgtctatcgacctgccagtgctttcgttcggtaagtcacatcatctttgtttttatatctaaaaacaaagatgatgtgacttaccaaatgaaagtgctggaaggtcgacagacacacaaacaatttatttttcctacgtggaatgtttccctctattataaccatatcatcattgtttttagatatacatacatacatacatacagacagacagacagacagcacaATAACAGTAGATATATAAGTGAATCCCCATTTGGAAGAaagtaaaacaccatgatacgtacTCAGGGTTAGCAGGACTGTACAATGAGGCACATAAACATAACGAAAACTAACATAGCCTACATCatgactcgaaccacacaactgactgcagaccacctaatgataggtagagtactgtgagtaagacatcataataccctgaTGACGCATTTGACGGAGCACCATTGCAGTGACTGTGCTAATATCTGCAACCAAGCTTCACACAGCCCTTTCTATAAACacgtttatctcggaaagtatgcctTTCTGGACccttgtttattggacttattttccttgttttgatgagtactaccacctttcaaagtatttgacactttttttgaactcctgtatataaaaaaagtaTATAGCTTATGTccctctgaatgtttattagagcatatATAAacatctgaagtaaattggtctagaacattttgagatttttggtaacaatgttaaacactgacttgtctttatacagtagtatacaaaatatattaattatATACTGTACATATTAAAATATAGCTGATGTCTGTCTGAACATTTATTAGAGCATCACTTACTCCGTTATTAAAGTATTGTGTAGAAATTTGAAGAAAATCAGTCAAGACTTGCCATTATGTAGTAGgatagaattaaaataaatatgtaaataaaagtgagattgcagaagttaaaaaaaaaggaaaagcaagAATCAGATCCACGTGTTGACACTGCACCTGTGTTCACCAGGGTAAAATTTCAAAGTAACTTCCTACTGACAATAGTGCTACTTctatttaaaaatgattgttgctAAACTAGATAAATGTGGAAAAAATACCACATATAGGGCTATAGGCAACCTACCATCTTGAATGCAGGTTGTGGAGAGTGCTCAAAAGGTAGCGAATAAGAACACATAAGCCTAAAACATCTTGAAGATCTAGAAATAAATCAAAGATAATGATTAAAGGGTTCTGTTGAGAGACAAATCAAGAGAGTTGTTCATCAGCAGACCTATTTGGTTTTTAGATTCATAATTTTGTTTCAGTCATAATCTATGGAGGCTCTACAAGTAATATTTATAAGTAAATTCATTTTGATGCCTAAATATATGTTTTGTTTAAGAACTGATTCTGAAATAGTTTTTCTTATATACTACTAACAAAAAGTTGTGATTTCAGGAGCTGAAGAAGATGCCACAGAGGAGACTGAGTTTCATTTGATGTTCATTCAGTCAATGGTGCAACTGAAATCAGCTGTTAGTACTTGTACATTTCTGAGGGCATCTGTCTTGAAAACAATTGTTAACTCCATGGCTACAGATGTCTTATATCCTGGCAAAGAATTTGGTGCAGAACATAACACTTCCATTTGTGACGTGGAATCAGTATATTCTTTAAACACCATGCAAAGTGGGCCACAAATGACTGGGGACTCAGGATATGGTAGTGTTGAAGTAGGGAAGGAAAGTGACAGGAAAATTCCAAGTAGTCTTTTGAAATACATATTGTGTGATTCTGATGCCAATGATCTCATCGTAAAATCTGTTGAGACAGTGCTTAGTTATTTGGAGAAATCATTGTCAGGTGATGATGAAGGAATTCTGGAAAAAATTGTAAGAGACTGGAGGAATTCTCTCCTTGAAGATGCTGTAAACATTTTAACTGATACAGTAAACATATTAACTCAGTATGACCAAGGTTCTGGTGAATGTCGTTCAGCTTGCTTCGGTTTTATCAAAAAACAAATCCATAGGATACTAACTCCATGTAAAATATCAAAGGTAAGTCATTATTATTTTACTTGGTTTTAAGTGTTGTGGTTTATAAGTCTCTGTTGTTGAAGAATATTTGCAAATTAATAGCTTAACAAAACAACCTTTAATTCTTAAACTATGAATAATTTTAGAACACCAATGACTTTTTGCTAAGATATTAAATTAGACAAGAGACTGTATGAGCTGTGAATATATGCATGCATGTGTGTTGAGGTCCGCTCTCCCTTGGATTTGAAGAGATCATAGGAAACATATCTCTCAATGAACTATTCAATTTATCCCAACCCCCTTGATCAGAAATAAAAGAGTGGCTATCAGGGAACAAAGGTGCCAAAAAACTAGTTAATATATGAAGCCCAAACATGGGAACTACTGAAAACACCTTCAAATGCAGATGAAACCTATACTATGCTTAATATAACTAATGATGATGTGAGATGAAACCAGTTACAGCTTAGGAATCGCACACAAACTGCATGTGCACAACTTCAAATGCAGACAAAACCTGTACTAATCTCAGTATGGCTATCTTAATGTGAGATTGAACTCATTACTGCTTAGGAATTGTGGTTTTGGTGTAGCCAAATAACTGGCTATCAAAAGCAGATCTATAGACAAAAATTCAGGTTTTCATGAAGGAGATTTAGGATTAGGTGTTTCCTATAATAAGTCACTGAAAATTTAGTAAGTAACATGTGCAGAAGATGTGGTTCTTTCTCTGAAAGTTTTAACCACATTATTTATAGTTGTACATCATTCACACAATGGGACTATGAGGTAGTCAACATACTAGGCCAAGAGATTTTGGACACTTcaataaaaggaaaaattaaaatgacCTGCTGAAAATGCAAACCATTCCCTGACTTTGAAAACCCAGATTTCCAGATGTATGCTGACCATACAGTTCCAACCCACTGGTCAGTCAGTCACAGTAGGATATCATTATAGTGACAAAAGAATAGTATCTTCCTCATAAGTAACAAAAAcatttagtaaaaaaattaaaaatattcaaacaagaccaagaaacaagtggaccactctgttgTTGAGCactctgccaaacatgacatccttcatttcaatgactgcttcacagcctgtgccatatggacccttcttaccaacaccagcttttctgaattgtgcaggtggtaaCCTTCTTGgcagtatatcctatgttcccataaccctcttggcctcaaccttcattagtcatgtcctctcccatccagccccttccctgttcccattccagcactacacagccctaattcctccattgcacccagtctttttacttctatcCTTTTCCGCAATCCCGCCCCCATCTccactgccctccgtctaacctcctgactgctcatagttgccctaccctctttccacctcgtcCATGCGCGCTCCCCAACAGCATGTCACTGTCCGCCAcctctactatccctcccccttcccgcccCGACATCCTCCTTACCCACactcagtcaccactcccatcatgtgctggtgctgctgctcgcagtgtggcctcagttgcctgagactgaagtcgtgtgtgtgtgtgtgtgtgtgtgtgtgtgtgtgtgtgttacggctGTGcaagttttatgtgtgtgtgtttgacgacTAATTTTGATGCGGGCCTTACTTGCCAAAAGCtatattttcaacagtcttcttgttgtgcatctccactatattgtgagtagcaactttgcttttcacagtattgttacattccatccaggattttccattgtttgaaatgttCAAGCATGGCATTCCAAATAAAAAATAGCAGGAGTTAGTGAACTTCATATACTTCCAATAATTATGTCAAGCACAGGAATTATCCAGAAGAGATTTCCGGAAAATCTGAGACTGACCTCAAGAACAGCCCCGCTGTACTCATTTAGAAGTCTGTATTCCTGAGCGCCTATCAAATTGTTCACAACTTTCTTCAGAGCAGCTATACAGTGCTATATCCTAATGCTACATCCTTTGATGTTTTGCTGCTAGTAATGCTCTTTTTACTATTAGTCcgttacctttgttttaatgac
This Schistocerca nitens isolate TAMUIC-IGC-003100 chromosome 1, iqSchNite1.1, whole genome shotgun sequence DNA region includes the following protein-coding sequences:
- the LOC126241777 gene encoding uncharacterized protein LOC126241777, translating into MFQNPSEELKERVKLALAIAIVRSKPTNITAKQVAVSLKKKLETEQSTVWRRKTDLNLRQRIHKLKHELLYSALPSESTNVSDFPLGGDIPGKDIPDGAEEDATEETEFHLMFIQSMVQLKSAVSTCTFLRASVLKTIVNSMATDVLYPGKEFGAEHNTSICDVESVYSLNTMQSGPQMTGDSGYGSVEVGKESDRKIPSSLLKYILCDSDANDLIVKSVETVLSYLEKSLSGDDEGILEKIVRDWRNSLLEDAVNILTDTVNILTQYDQGSGECRSACFGFIKKQIHRILTPCKISKE